GCGAAGAAGGCGGAATGCGAGATCGAGAGCTGGCCGCCATAGCCCACCAGCAGGCAAAGCCCGACCGCCACCAGGGCGTAAAGCGCCACGAAATTGAGCACGTTGAGATAGAAGTCGTCGCCCAGAACCAGCGGGATCAACAGCACCACCGCCGCCACCAGGGGCCAGGCCAGGCGGTTCCAGTCGGCCCGGGCAAGACGCGCCAGCATCACTTCAGCCCCGCCAGCAGGTCCGAGACATCGGACGCCTTTTCCAGCTCGCCGACGCTCTCGATCAAACCGTCGATGGCGGCGGCGGCAGGCGGCCGGGCCGCGAAGGCGGCACACTTGCGCAGCTTCTCGGCGCAGTCGGCAAAGCTCAGCGGGTTGGCCGGATTGCCCAGCGGAAATTCGGCTTCCATGGTGATCGGGGCGCCGCTCTCGGCCTTGATCTCGAGCCGCGTGCGGCCGAGCACGGTAGCGGTGTCCATGGCCACGTCGGCAACCACCTCGATGCGCTTCGACAAGGCCCGGATTTCGGCGTCGGCGATGACTTCGGGAGCCAACTCAGTGAGGAAAAAGTCGCCCCGAATGAGGGTGGCGGCGACATTGAAGGGCAGCGAGAACTGGGCCGCGGTGGTCGAATAGGGATCCGCCATGTCCTCGATGTGGGCGCCGACCAAGCCGTGGACACCGGGATTGACGGTGACGGTTGCGCCCGCGATGGGTTCGTTGCCCTTGGGGCCGAGCCCCTTGGGGCCGAGCCCCTGTTCGGCCCGGTAGCGCTGGACGAGCTCGAGCGCCGGGTGGCAGCAGCGGCAGGCCGAATAGGGTTTGACGGAAAGCTCCTCGCCGAGAAAGTATTCGCCCAGACCCTCGGTAAGCGGGGCCATGATGGGGTCGGGCTCGAAGGCGTTGAAGAACCCCATGCGGCCGAACAGAAAATCTTCGCTGCCCGTGCTGCCGCGCTCGGCCAACAGCGCCGCGACCAGGGCCGCCTGGGCCACGTTGCCCTGCTGCAAGGGCAGCGCAAAGGCGCCGTCCAGCGCCGACTGGCCTTCGCCCTGGACCGAGGCGTAGGCGATGCCCAGGGCATGCTGGGTCTGCTCGACGTCGAGGCCCAGCACCCGCGCCGCGGCGGCGGTGGGGCCGAAGATCTTGAACAGGTTATAGCGCCCCGAGATCATGGCGTTGACCCGGGTGGCGCGGCCCAAGCGGATGATCAGGTCCTGGGCCAGGGCGAGCGCGGTGATGAAGTCGCGACCTGGAAGGCCACCGCGCGCCTCGGCCAGGGCCAGCAGCAGGGGCACGGCGGAAGCCGAGGGATGTACCGGCTGGTCGTCGATGCAGTCGTCGATCTCCAGCACCCTGGCCAGCACGCCGTTGCACCAGGCCGCCAGCGGTGCCGGCAGGCGGAGGTCCTGACCCACAACACGAGCCTCGGCCTTGCCGCCCCAGCCGGCGGCCAGCTCGATGACCGCGCCCACCGCCGGCACGGAGGTACCGGCCAGCATGGCGCCGATGGTGTCCAGCGTCGCCCGTTTGGCGTTGTCGACGGCACCAGCACCGAGATCCTCGAAGCGGACCCCGGCGACGTGTTCGGCCAGGCGCCGGGACAGGCCTTGGCCTTGGTCCTCAGTCACCCAGCACCTCCTCGTCGTCGAAGCCCTCGGCGCGGCGCGCGCCCATGATGCCGCGGGGCATGAACAAGAGCACGTTGATGATGACGACGAAGGTGATCAATTCCTTGACGGCGTTGGAGACGTAGGTGGCGGCCAGCGATTCCAGCAGCGCGAAGACCAGGCCGCCGATCACCGCGCCGACGATGCTGCCCATGCCGCCCAGCATGGCGGCCGAGAAACCCTTGATGGCCAGCAGCATGCCGCCGGCATAGTCGATCATGATCAGCGGCGTCATGATGATGCCGGCGATGCAGCCCAAGGCGGCGCTCATGACGAAGGAAAGCCTGACCATGTTGGCGGCGCCGATGCCCAAAAGCTCGGCTGCGCGCCGGTCGACGGCGCAGGCCTTCATGGCCTTGCCGTAGATGGAGAACTGGAAAAATGCGGTCAAGGCGCCGATGACGATCACCGCGATGCCGATGATCCACAGCGACTGCGGCGCGATGAAGGCGCCGGCGAAGGCGATGGGCTCGTCGCCCGAGAAGGGCGCGAAGCGGTGGATGTCGGCGTCCCAGATGTGCTGGGCCGAGCCCGAGATGAATAGCGAGGCGCCGATGGTGATGATCAGCACCGAAATCAGCGAGGTGTTGGAGCCCGGCCGGAAGGAAACCCGCATCAGGGCCAGGCCGGCCAGCATGGTCAACAGCAGCGTGGCCGGGATGGCGGCCAATAGCGGCCAGTTGTGGTCGCCATAAAGGCTGACCATGATCATGCCGCCCAGCATGACGAACTCGCCCTGGGCGAAATTGATGATGTTGGTGGCGTTGTAGACCAGCGCCACGCCGACGGCGACGAAGGCGTACATGGCGCCGACGGAGAGGGCGGCGAACAGGGCCTGAAGCAGATCGGCCAACATACCGCCGCCCCCTTACCGTTTTAAGCTGGCTACTTCAACAGCTTCCAGGCGCCGCCCTGGGCCTGGTACATGACCAGGTTATCCTTGCTCAGGCCGCCGTGGTCGGAGGCCGAATAGTTGAAGACGCCCGAAATGCCGACATAGTTCTGCGTCTGCTCGATGGCGGCCCGCAGTTTGGCCTTGTCGGGGCCGCTTTTCTTCAGGGCCGCGATGAGGATGTTGAAGGCATCGAAGGCGGCGGCACCGAACTGGTTGGCGTCCTTGCCGAACTTGGCCTTGTAGGCCTTGCGGTAGCCCTGGATCACGGCCTTCTGGGGGTCGCTGTCAGACAGCGTCTCGGCGCCGTAGAACTTGGCCGAGGCGGTGATGGTGCCTTCGGAGTTCTTGCCCGTGGCCTTGAGGTAACCCTTCGAAAGACTGGCATGGCCATGATAGAGCGGCAGCTTGAGGCCGATCTGGCGGTAGTTCATGGTCATGATGACCGGGGCGCGGCGGGCCGACCAGTTGACCACGGCCTGGGCGTCGGTCTTCTTGATGCGATTGAGCATCGGCGTGATGTCGGCGTCCTCCATGGTGAAGCGGTCCTCGAACACGACTTTGACGCCGTAGTTCGGGCTTTGCTTGATGAACTGGTCGTGGCCGCCCGAGCCGTAGCCGTCCTGGGTGGTGACCAGCGCGATTTTGGAGATGCCGTTGGCCTTCATGTGCTGCAGCAGCTTGTCGACCACGACGCCGTCGCCGGCCGGGGTCTTGAAGACGAATTTGCGCACCGGCACCACGATGGCGTCGGTCGAGGCCGGGATGATGGTGGGTACGCCGGCTTTTTCCACGATCGGGATGATGGGCAGCGCCACCCAGCTCGCCGAGATGCCCAAAATCGCCGTTACCTTGTCCTTCTGAATCAGGCGCTTGATCAGGCGCACGGCCACGTCGGGCTTGGCCTCGGTGTCGTAGAAGATGAATTCCAGCGGCCGGCCGTTGATGCCGCCGGCGGCGTTGACCTCGTCGCGCATCATCTCGATGGTGTTCTTCTCGGCCCCGCCGACGAAGGCGCCGTGGCCGCTGAGCAAGAGCGGCGAGCCGATGCGGATGGGCTCTGCCGCGCCTGCCTTGCCCGCCATGCCGGCGGCCAATCCGGCGGCCAGCGCTAGTCCAATGACTCCACTGAGAAACGATTTCTTCATGGTGCTCTCCTTTAGTTGCCTCCCCTGTGCCGGCTCAGGGCCCAGACGTTCTTTGACGCCTTGGGCACCGCCGGCGGGGCGTTAGTCGGACGTGGTGGCGGGCACTGCCTCGTCGCCAGCACCGAACAAGCCGCCGGTGATGATGCCGAGCAATACCTCGCCAAGTTCTTCGAGCCCGAGCGGCCCGTCTTCGCGATACCAGTGATAGAGCGAGTTCATCATGCCGATGATGCCGAGCGAGAGCACGGTGGGGCTTTGCCCCGATATGCGCCCGCTCGACAGCAATGCATCGAGGCACGAGGTGTAGAGATTGAGAATATCGCGCTCCTTTTGCGTGATGGATCCCAGCTTCTGGCTCTCGATGTGAACCTTGTCCTCGACCAGGATCTTGATGTCGCTGCGCCGCGCCCCGATGACGTCGATGTGGGTGCGCAGCATCGAGCGCAGCCCGGCCTCGGGACCCTGGGCCCGGGTCATGCAACTCAGCAGCGCCTGGTAAAAATCGTTGGAGAACTGCTCGAGAATGGTGATGAGCAGATCCTCCTTGTTTTCGAAGTGGTAATAGAGCGTCGCCTGGGTGATGCCGGCGCGCCTGGCAATCTCACGCATCGAGGCCTTCTGATAGCCCCGTTCGGCAAACACCTCGCGGGCCGCTTCGAGGATTTCGTCGCGCCTCTCTTCCGGTGGCAGCCGTGTCGTGACGCGCGCCTGCGTGGCCATGCAAAATCCCCCCGTTGGCCCCAACAATTACTGAACGCTCGTTTAATTGTCAAGGTGCCTCGGCACCTTTTTGTTTATATAGTGCGGTATTTGAGGGTATATTGGTATTGAAATTTAATGAATGTTCTGTAAGCTAAGGTGCCAGGAGGAACCATGGATTTCAGCCCCAGCGCGGAACAAACCTTGCTCAGCGACACGGCGCGGCGCTTCCTCGAGGTGGAACTGGGCGAAGACGCCGAGCGCTATGGCGATGCGCCCATGCCTACGCAGGTGCTGCGCGATCTCTTGCAAAGCATCGCGCCGCTGGGCTACCTGGGCTCGCGCATAGCCGAGGCCGAGGGTGGCCGGGGTCTCGACTTCGTTTCCGTCATGCTGCTCTACGAAGAACTCTTCCGCATCTTCCCCAGCCTCGGCGCCGCCGCCTTCGTCAACGACGTGGTGGGCTTCGCCATCCAGCGCGACGGCAGCGACGAACAGCGCGAAAAGTACCTGCCCGGCCTGATCTCCGGCGAACTCATCGCCTGCCAGGCAGCCACGGAACCCGAAGTCGGCTCCAACGTGGCGGCCATCCGCATGAAGGCGGTGCGCGAAGGTGAGGGTTACCGCCTCAAAGGCCGCAAGGTCTGGATCACCAACGGCCATCACGCCGACATCTGCATCGTCGTGGCCCGCACCGGCGGGGCCGGGGCCAAAGGGCTGAGCCGCCTCATCGTCGAGCGCCAGCCGGCCGGCTTCACCTCGCGTGAGCTGCCGACGCTGGGCCAGCAGGGCTGTTCGACCGCCGAGCTGTTTTTCGACGAAACCGAAATCCCGGCCCACCAGCTTCTGGGCGGCGAAGGCGCGGGCCTGGCCAACACGCTGACCGACTTCGAGGCGACACGCTGCTATGCCGCCATCGGCGCCGTCGGCATCGCATCCGCAGCCCTCGAGGCGGCCACGCGCTATGCCCAGGAACGCCAGCAATGGGGCCGGGCCATCGCCGGCCATCAGCTCGTCCAGGCCCTGATCGCCGACATGGCCACCGAACTAGACGCCGCCCGCCTGCTGACGCTGCGGGCCAGCGACATGGTGGCCCGGGGCGTGCGCTGCGAGGCCGAGGCGGCCATGGCCAAGTACTACGCCACCGAGGCCGGGGTGCGCATCACCTCGAACGCCATCCAGGTCCACGGCGCGCTGGGGCTGAGCCGCGAGCTGCCCATCGAGCGCTATTTCCGCGACGCCCGCATGATGACCATCCCCGACGGCACCAGCCAGATCCAGACCCTGATCATCGGCCGCCAACGCCTCGGCGTGGCCGCCTTCGGGGACGCCGGGGGAGGTTAGCCGTCATTTGTCATCCCCGCGAAAGCGCTAAGGTATGCACACATCTTCGAGTGCCCAGCCACTTGAAGCATGGAGAGTTGACCACAGAGGCACAGAGGCACAGAGGCACAGAGAGGGTTCTCCGCGGGCGCTGTGGCGGAGCCTTCATGAGCCCACGCTTCCCACCGGGGCTCAACCTGAGTTTTGCCAGACGCCGTCCTTCCAAAGCAGGTGCCAAGACACCTCATTGGCGATCATGCCGACCGGACAACCAGCGCAATTAGACTCTTACGAAATCTCTGTGCCTCTGTGCCTCTGTGCCTCTGTGGTGAATCTACAGGGCTTTTCCATCGCCCAGCCGGTGCCGGGCATAACCGCAACGTCAACCACACGATGCGTGCATCCCTCAGCCATCAAGGGGGAGGGATTGGACCGCCATCCCTCAGGCATCCGGCTCTTCCTCCAGTTCGTCGATAAAGCCCTCGATGACGGCCAGGCCGCGCGACCAGAAGGTGGGATCGGAGGCGTCCAGGCCGAAAGGCGCCAAGAGCTCCTTGTGGCGCAAGGTGCCGCCAGCCCGCAGCATGGCGAAGTATTTTTCCTCGAAGCCCGCCGCCGTGTCCTGGTAGGCGGCGTAAAGCGAATTCACCAGGCAGACGCCAAAGGCATAGGCATAGACATAAAAGGGCGAATGCAGAAAGTGCGGCACGTAGCTCCAGTAATGACGGTAATCATCGTCGAAGTGAAAGGCCGGGCCCAGGCTTTGGCGCTGCACGCCGAGCCAGATCTGGCCCAATTCCTCGGCCGTCAGCTCGCCCTCGGGCCGGCGCGCGTGGAGCTCGCGTTCGAACTCGTAAAAGGCGATCTGGCGCACCACCGTGTTGAGCATGTCCTCGACCTTGCCGGCGATCATGATGCGGCGGCGGGCAGCGTCATCCTCGCCATCCAGCAGCGCCCGGAAGGTGAGCTGTTCGCCGAAGACGCTGGCGGTTTCGGCCAGGGTGAGCGGCGTATCGGCCAGCAGCGCCCCCTGGCCGGCCGCCAGCACCTGGTGCACGCCGTGGCCGAGTTCGTGGGCCAGCGTCATGACGTCGCGCACCCGGCCCTGGTAGTTGAGAAGTAGATAGGGGTGCACGCTGGGCACCGTGGGGTGGGCGAAGGCGCCGGGTGCCTTGCCCGGACGGAGGCTGGCGTCGATCCAGGCGTTGTCGAAAAAGCGCCGGCCGATGTCGGCGAGCTCGGGCGAGAAGGCGCCGTAGGCGGCCAGCACGATATCGCGGGCCTCGTTCCAGGGGATGGTGCGGTCGTCGTCCTCCGGGAGCGGCGCGTTGCGGTCCCAGTAATCGAGCTTGTCCTGCCCCAGCCAGGCCGCCTTGTGGGCGTAGTAGCGGTGCGAGAGCCGGGGATGGGCCTGGCGCACGGCGTCGACCAGGGCCTCCACCACCTCGGGCTCGACCTGGTTGGCCAGGTGGCGGGGCTGGGCCGGCAGCTCATAGCCCCGCCAGCGGTCCTCGATCTCCTTGTCCTTGGCCAGGGTGTTGGTGATCAGCGTCAAGAGCGCGCTCTCGCCTTCCAGCACCCGGGCGATTTCCTTGGCGGCGCCGCGTCGGCGCTCGCCGTCGGGATCGCTGAGGCCGTGCAGCGCCTGTTCCAGGGCCACGCTCTTGCCCTCGATCTCGAAGCTGAGCCCGGCCATGGTCTGGTCGAAGAGCCGCACCCAGGCGGCCCGCCCGGCGACGTCTTTTTCGTGCAGCAGCGTCTCCAGCCCGTCTTCCAGCTGGTAGGGCCGGAAGACGCGCAGGTCGCGCAGCCAGGGGGCGTAATGGGCCAGCCCGGTCGAGGCTTCGAGCTTGGCGGCCAAGTCGTCTTCTTCCAGCCGGTTGAGCTCGAGGCCGAAGAAAATTAGCTCGGTGGTGATGGCGTTGACGCGTTCCTGGGTGTTCTGGAAGAAGCGGCCGATCTCGGGGTCGGTGACGTTGCCGGCATGTAGCAAACCGGCAAAGCTCATGACCCGGCCCAGGATCTCGGAAAGCTCCTCGTAGGCGGCGATGGCGGCGCCCAGGTCGTCGACCGAGAGCTCGGCGATGCGGCCCCGGTAGCGCTCGGCGAATTGGCCGGCCGCGGCGTTGGCGGCCTCGAGGTCGGCGCCCAGCTCCTCGGCATCGGCGCCGGCATAGAGATCGCCGAGGGCCCATTCGGGCAGCTGGCCAAGGTCGTCGGCAACCGCATCCGCCATTCTCGTGCGCCCCATCAGACCAGCAGGAAATGCCCGTGGGCGGCGGCGATGGGCTTGGCCCGATCGTCCTGCCAGGCCTCGACGCGGACGTTGGCGACGCGGCGGCCCTGCTTGGTGATCAGGCCCTGGGCGAAGGTGTCGCGGGTGCGGCCCGAGCGCAGGTACTCGACGGAGATGTTGATGGTCTTGGGCACCCCGGCGGTATCGGTTTCCCAGATCAGCGCCATCAGGGCGGCATTTTCCAAGAGCGCGCTGATGGTGCCGCCGTGCAGTGCCGGCAGGATGGGGTTGCCCACCAGGTGC
This Alphaproteobacteria bacterium DNA region includes the following protein-coding sequences:
- a CDS encoding branched-chain amino acid ABC transporter permease yields the protein MLARLARADWNRLAWPLVAAVVLLIPLVLGDDFYLNVLNFVALYALVAVGLCLLVGYGGQLSISHSAFFA
- a CDS encoding MmgE/PrpD family protein, giving the protein MTEDQGQGLSRRLAEHVAGVRFEDLGAGAVDNAKRATLDTIGAMLAGTSVPAVGAVIELAAGWGGKAEARVVGQDLRLPAPLAAWCNGVLARVLEIDDCIDDQPVHPSASAVPLLLALAEARGGLPGRDFITALALAQDLIIRLGRATRVNAMISGRYNLFKIFGPTAAAARVLGLDVEQTQHALGIAYASVQGEGQSALDGAFALPLQQGNVAQAALVAALLAERGSTGSEDFLFGRMGFFNAFEPDPIMAPLTEGLGEYFLGEELSVKPYSACRCCHPALELVQRYRAEQGLGPKGLGPKGNEPIAGATVTVNPGVHGLVGAHIEDMADPYSTTAAQFSLPFNVAATLIRGDFFLTELAPEVIADAEIRALSKRIEVVADVAMDTATVLGRTRLEIKAESGAPITMEAEFPLGNPANPLSFADCAEKLRKCAAFAARPPAAAAIDGLIESVGELEKASDVSDLLAGLK
- a CDS encoding branched-chain amino acid ABC transporter permease, translating into MLADLLQALFAALSVGAMYAFVAVGVALVYNATNIINFAQGEFVMLGGMIMVSLYGDHNWPLLAAIPATLLLTMLAGLALMRVSFRPGSNTSLISVLIITIGASLFISGSAQHIWDADIHRFAPFSGDEPIAFAGAFIAPQSLWIIGIAVIVIGALTAFFQFSIYGKAMKACAVDRRAAELLGIGAANMVRLSFVMSAALGCIAGIIMTPLIMIDYAGGMLLAIKGFSAAMLGGMGSIVGAVIGGLVFALLESLAATYVSNAVKELITFVVIINVLLFMPRGIMGARRAEGFDDEEVLGD
- a CDS encoding ABC transporter substrate-binding protein; the protein is MKKSFLSGVIGLALAAGLAAGMAGKAGAAEPIRIGSPLLLSGHGAFVGGAEKNTIEMMRDEVNAAGGINGRPLEFIFYDTEAKPDVAVRLIKRLIQKDKVTAILGISASWVALPIIPIVEKAGVPTIIPASTDAIVVPVRKFVFKTPAGDGVVVDKLLQHMKANGISKIALVTTQDGYGSGGHDQFIKQSPNYGVKVVFEDRFTMEDADITPMLNRIKKTDAQAVVNWSARRAPVIMTMNYRQIGLKLPLYHGHASLSKGYLKATGKNSEGTITASAKFYGAETLSDSDPQKAVIQGYRKAYKAKFGKDANQFGAAAFDAFNILIAALKKSGPDKAKLRAAIEQTQNYVGISGVFNYSASDHGGLSKDNLVMYQAQGGAWKLLK
- a CDS encoding TetR/AcrR family transcriptional regulator, whose amino-acid sequence is MATQARVTTRLPPEERRDEILEAAREVFAERGYQKASMREIARRAGITQATLYYHFENKEDLLITILEQFSNDFYQALLSCMTRAQGPEAGLRSMLRTHIDVIGARRSDIKILVEDKVHIESQKLGSITQKERDILNLYTSCLDALLSSGRISGQSPTVLSLGIIGMMNSLYHWYREDGPLGLEELGEVLLGIITGGLFGAGDEAVPATTSD
- a CDS encoding acyl-CoA dehydrogenase family protein, whose translation is MDFSPSAEQTLLSDTARRFLEVELGEDAERYGDAPMPTQVLRDLLQSIAPLGYLGSRIAEAEGGRGLDFVSVMLLYEELFRIFPSLGAAAFVNDVVGFAIQRDGSDEQREKYLPGLISGELIACQAATEPEVGSNVAAIRMKAVREGEGYRLKGRKVWITNGHHADICIVVARTGGAGAKGLSRLIVERQPAGFTSRELPTLGQQGCSTAELFFDETEIPAHQLLGGEGAGLANTLTDFEATRCYAAIGAVGIASAALEAATRYAQERQQWGRAIAGHQLVQALIADMATELDAARLLTLRASDMVARGVRCEAEAAMAKYYATEAGVRITSNAIQVHGALGLSRELPIERYFRDARMMTIPDGTSQIQTLIIGRQRLGVAAFGDAGGG
- a CDS encoding M3 family oligoendopeptidase, whose amino-acid sequence is MADAVADDLGQLPEWALGDLYAGADAEELGADLEAANAAAGQFAERYRGRIAELSVDDLGAAIAAYEELSEILGRVMSFAGLLHAGNVTDPEIGRFFQNTQERVNAITTELIFFGLELNRLEEDDLAAKLEASTGLAHYAPWLRDLRVFRPYQLEDGLETLLHEKDVAGRAAWVRLFDQTMAGLSFEIEGKSVALEQALHGLSDPDGERRRGAAKEIARVLEGESALLTLITNTLAKDKEIEDRWRGYELPAQPRHLANQVEPEVVEALVDAVRQAHPRLSHRYYAHKAAWLGQDKLDYWDRNAPLPEDDDRTIPWNEARDIVLAAYGAFSPELADIGRRFFDNAWIDASLRPGKAPGAFAHPTVPSVHPYLLLNYQGRVRDVMTLAHELGHGVHQVLAAGQGALLADTPLTLAETASVFGEQLTFRALLDGEDDAARRRIMIAGKVEDMLNTVVRQIAFYEFERELHARRPEGELTAEELGQIWLGVQRQSLGPAFHFDDDYRHYWSYVPHFLHSPFYVYAYAFGVCLVNSLYAAYQDTAAGFEEKYFAMLRAGGTLRHKELLAPFGLDASDPTFWSRGLAVIEGFIDELEEEPDA
- a CDS encoding PaaI family thioesterase, encoding MTFIEIIRAAKQSGHAAQLSGVIPYAEFMGFEVELADDGLVCAMPFQKHLVGNPILPALHGGTISALLENAALMALIWETDTAGVPKTINISVEYLRSGRTRDTFAQGLITKQGRRVANVRVEAWQDDRAKPIAAAHGHFLLV